The following DNA comes from Paraburkholderia phytofirmans PsJN.
ACAAAAGCCTGACCTTCGCGGCCGTGCGGCTCGCCGGACCACTGCGTCACTTTGCAGAAAAAGAGCCGCACATACGCGTGCGGGTAATCGTGTTCGAGCGTATGCCAGAGATGGCTTGCTTCGACGTCGATACCCAGCTCCTCGTGCAACTCACGTGCGAGCGCGGCTTCGACCGATTCGCCCGCTTCCAGCTTGCCGCCCGGAAACTCCCAGTAGCCCTCGTACGGCTTGCCCGCCGGGCGCTGTGCCAGCAGATAGCGCCCGTCGGGTTTGACCAGCACGCCGACGGCGACTTGCGTCACCTTGCGGCCGGCGGCGTTCCTCTCGACATTGTCGTTCATACCGACGCTCACGCTGAGGTTTTGCGGCCGGACCAGTCGCGCGCGAATTGCCACGCGACACGTCCTGAACGCGACCCGCGCTCGAGCGCCCACACCAGCGCATCGCCGCGTGCCGCTTCGACTTCGGCGTCATCGCAGCCGAAATGGCGCAGCCAGTGGCCGATGATCGACAGGTAGTCGTCCTGTTTGAACGGATAGAAGCTGACCCACAGCCCGAAGCGCTCGGACAGGGAGATCTTTTCTTCGACCAGTTCGCCAGGGTGAATCTCGCCGTCGGACGTGTGCTTGTACGTCTCGTTGTCGCTCATGTATTCGGGCAACAGATGGCGGCGGTTCGACGTCGCGTAGATCAGCACGTTGTCCGATTGCGCGGCGATCGAGCCGTCGAGCGCAACCTTCAGCGCCTTGTAGCCCGACTCGCCGTCTTCGAACGAGAGGTCGTCGCAGAACACCACAAAGCGCTCCGGCCGCTGCGCAATCAGGTCGACGATATCGCCGAGGTCGTGCAGATCGTCCTTATCCACTTCGATCAGACGCAGGCCGTCTTTGGCATACGCGTTCAGACACGCCTTGATCAGCGACGACTTGCCGGTGCCGCGCGCGCCCGTCAGCAAGACGTTGTTGGCCGGCTGCTTGTGCACGAATTGACGCGTGTTCTGCTCGATCAGGCCTTTCTGGCGATCGATGTTCTGCAGGTCGTCAAGCGTGATCGCCGAGATGGCCGGCACCGGCTGCAGGTAGCCGCGCCCCTGGCGTTTGCGCCAGCGGAAGGCCACTGCCGCCGACCAGTCGATATCAGGCGCAGCAGGCGGAAGCATCGCTTCGAGGCGAACGAGCACGGCTTCGGCCCGGGTCAGAAACTGTTCGAGTTTATCCATGGCTGGAAAGTAAGCGGCCATGAGGCCGCGTTAAACCCCTGGTGAGGAACCTGGTTACGAACGATAGTCGGCGTTGATGCTCACGTAGTCGTGCGACAGATCGCAAGTCCAGATCGTGGCTTGCGCATCGCCGCGGCCGAGTACGACACGAATGCCGATCTCGCTCTTTTTCATGACGCGCTGGCCGTCTTCTTCGCGGTAGGCCGGATTGCGGCCGCCGGCAGTCGCGACCAGCACGTCGTCCAGATACAGATCGATCTTGCCGACGTCGAGATCGTCCACGCCGGCATAGCCGATGGCCGCGAGAATGCGGCCGAGATTCGGATCCGATGCATAGAAGGCCGTTTTCACGAGCGGCGAGTGGCCGATCGCATAGGCGATCTGGCGGCATTCGCCGACGCTCGAACCGCCTTCCACTTGCACGGTCATGAATTTGGTCGCGCCTTCGCCGTCGCGCACGATCAGTTGCGCGAGGGTCTGGGCGACTTCGGTCACCGCGTCGCGCAGCGCTGCATAAGCGGGCGAGTCGGTGGACGTGATCGCCGGCAGGCTCGATTTGCCCGACGCGATCAGAATGAATGAATCGTTGGTCGACGTATCGCCATCGATCGTGATGCAGTTGAACGAGCGGTCCGCCACGTGCTTGACCAGCGCGTCCAGCACCGGCTGGGCGACGGCGGCGTCGAACGCGAGGAAGCCGAGCATGGTCGCCATGTTCGGCTTGATCATGCCCGCGCCCTTGCTGATGCCGGTCAGCGTGACCGTGTGGCCCTCGATCGTGACCTGGCGCGACGTGGCCTTGGGCAGCGTGTCCGTGGTCATGATCGCCTGCGCGGCGTCGTACCAGTTTGCTTCCTTGCGGTTCGCCAGCGCGGCCGGCAAACCCGCTTTCAAACGATCGACCGGCAACGGCTCCAGAATCACGCCCGTCGAAAACGGCAGCACCTGTTCCGGCGTAATGTCCGCGAGACGCGCGAGCTCGGCGCAGGTTTCGCGCGCCGCCACGAGGCCCGGCTCACCCGTGCCCGCATTCGCGTTGCCGGTGTTGATCACCAGCGCGCGAACCGGCTTGCCGCCGGCGCGCACGCGATCCAGATTCTCACGGCACACGGTGACGGGCGCCGCGCAAAAACGGTTCTGCGTGAACACCCCGCCCACCGTGGCGCCATCGCCCACGGAAATGACGAGCACGTCCTTGCGGTTCGGCTTGCGGATATTCGCCTCCGCCCAGCCGAGCGAGACGCCGGCGACGGGGTGGAGTTGAGCGGGATCGATCGAGGGGAAATTGACAGCCATGGTCGCGACCTGTCGAAGAAAATGCCGGCAGGCGCCGGCATCGGGGAAACGGAACTGATGGCCCGGGCGTGCTGCCGGACCACCGCGAAATCAAGGCAAGCAAACGTGTAAAACGACGCGGCGCGCCTTTCAGCGCGCCGCATTCGGCATTAGACGATCTTGCCGTGGCACTGCTTGTACTTCTTGCCGCTGCCGCACGGGCACGGGTCGTTGCGGCCAACCTTCGGCACGTTGTCCGCGCTCA
Coding sequences within:
- the mutT gene encoding 8-oxo-dGTP diphosphatase MutT, translating into MNDNVERNAAGRKVTQVAVGVLVKPDGRYLLAQRPAGKPYEGYWEFPGGKLEAGESVEAALARELHEELGIDVEASHLWHTLEHDYPHAYVRLFFCKVTQWSGEPHGREGQAFVWQTLPADVEPLLPATIPVLEWLAAEKN
- a CDS encoding ATP-binding protein; the encoded protein is MDKLEQFLTRAEAVLVRLEAMLPPAAPDIDWSAAVAFRWRKRQGRGYLQPVPAISAITLDDLQNIDRQKGLIEQNTRQFVHKQPANNVLLTGARGTGKSSLIKACLNAYAKDGLRLIEVDKDDLHDLGDIVDLIAQRPERFVVFCDDLSFEDGESGYKALKVALDGSIAAQSDNVLIYATSNRRHLLPEYMSDNETYKHTSDGEIHPGELVEEKISLSERFGLWVSFYPFKQDDYLSIIGHWLRHFGCDDAEVEAARGDALVWALERGSRSGRVAWQFARDWSGRKTSA
- the argJ gene encoding bifunctional glutamate N-acetyltransferase/amino-acid acetyltransferase ArgJ; this translates as MAVNFPSIDPAQLHPVAGVSLGWAEANIRKPNRKDVLVISVGDGATVGGVFTQNRFCAAPVTVCRENLDRVRAGGKPVRALVINTGNANAGTGEPGLVAARETCAELARLADITPEQVLPFSTGVILEPLPVDRLKAGLPAALANRKEANWYDAAQAIMTTDTLPKATSRQVTIEGHTVTLTGISKGAGMIKPNMATMLGFLAFDAAVAQPVLDALVKHVADRSFNCITIDGDTSTNDSFILIASGKSSLPAITSTDSPAYAALRDAVTEVAQTLAQLIVRDGEGATKFMTVQVEGGSSVGECRQIAYAIGHSPLVKTAFYASDPNLGRILAAIGYAGVDDLDVGKIDLYLDDVLVATAGGRNPAYREEDGQRVMKKSEIGIRVVLGRGDAQATIWTCDLSHDYVSINADYRS